A single region of the Pseudorhizobium banfieldiae genome encodes:
- a CDS encoding type II toxin-antitoxin system VapC family toxin, translating to MRYLLDTNVVSELRKVGDGKADQNVTAWISAQDSRDLYISAITVLELERGILSIQRRDIEQGARLRAWMDSRVRPEFAQRIIAIDEAIATRCAHLHIPDRRNEADALIAATAVVHGLVVVTRNTQDFQGTGVILVDPWRA from the coding sequence TTGAGATATCTGCTCGACACAAACGTTGTCTCCGAGCTCCGTAAGGTTGGGGACGGTAAAGCTGATCAGAACGTGACGGCTTGGATAAGCGCGCAGGATTCCCGCGATCTGTATATTTCTGCCATAACGGTTCTAGAACTTGAGCGCGGGATACTCAGCATCCAGCGGCGTGACATTGAGCAGGGCGCTCGCTTACGAGCCTGGATGGATAGCCGAGTACGCCCGGAGTTCGCTCAGCGCATCATTGCTATCGATGAAGCGATTGCGACGCGATGTGCCCACTTGCATATTCCGGATCGCCGCAACGAAGCTGATGCACTCATCGCTGCCACGGCGGTCGTGCACGGGCTTGTGGTCGTTACACGCAACACTCAAGATTTCCAGGGCACCGGCGTTATCCTCGTGGACCCATGGCGTGCCTGA